CAATTCTGAAGCGGCGATAACAAGTATAGAAGTAGAGTACATTGAGTCCGAGGACTTGAAAGACGTAGAAGACGTGGATGATTGTCTGAAGGTAAGGGTGTTCTCTACAAATCTTTATAGGCTTCACTAATACTTTGTTTTAAAGCGGATGAGGATTTCTGAGATGTCTCAGTATCATGATTCCATCCTTGAATGAATAATGGATATGATGTAATACTTATCTTGTACTCTGGTTCCAGGCCCTCTTGTCAGGACTTGGCTCCAAAGACTGGGTTACAGTGTGTGACGCACTCAACAATGTTCGCCGATTGTCTATATTTCACAAGGAAGCTATTGTTAATATTCTGTAAGTATTATATTCTCTTTGGTTTGGCAGAAAAATGTTATCTCGTTGTTTTAACTGTGTTTGCTGatcgtgatattatatgaCTCCTTGCTTCACACCAGGGATGAAGTCATCTCCTTAGTCGTGAAATCCCTAAAGAATCCAAGAAGTGCTGTCTGCAAAACTGCAATTATGACTGCCGCAGACCTGTTCAAAGCATATACAGACAGCATCATTGATTTGTTGGATCCTTTGGTAATATATTTTCATCGAAAATTTGAACTTGATCGATGCTATTACTCTCAACTTGTGCTTCTTGTGAACCGTCCTTTTCTGAATATAATTTCTTTACAGATttcaattattgatttttcatttctattgtTAGCTTGTGCAACTTCTCCTCAAATCCTCACAAGACAAGAAATTTGTTTGTGAGGCAGCTGAAAGTGCATTAGTAGCCTTGACAAGATGGGTTTCTCCCGTTCTGTTGCTACCCAAGTTGCAGCCTTACATTACACATAGAAATCCTCGAATTCGAGCTAAGGCTTCTATATGTATTTCTCAAAGTGTCCCACGGCTGGTAAGTACTCTTGGACATGGTGTGCTCTTTActgtgtttttattatttctcctgTTTTGTGTATTTCAAAATTCGACTAGTGCCTGTAAAATCATTCCCCCTAAATCTGTAAAAGTCCTTTGTGGCATCTCAATTGTCTTCATGTGGCATTATTTGCAGGGAATTGATGGAATTGAAATATTCGGTATAGACAAACTGATTGTAATAGGCGCATCCCAGCTTAGTGATCGACTTCCTGAGTCCAGGGATGCAGCTCGTGCCCTGTTGCTAGAGCTGCAGTCTGCATACGAAAAATCTCAAGTCCCAGAACTAACTGCAGTACCTGAGCAATCTGAAGTCCCAAAAACAACTGATGTACCTGAGCAGCCTGTTGTAGCATCTTGGAAGGATTTCTGCCAATCAAAGCTTTCGCCTTTAAGTGCTCAAGCTGTCCTTCGTGTGACCAACTCTGCTCGCGAGGAAGGCTTATATACAAAAGCTTTTATCTGGTAATATTTTCCCCAATTTCGTGGCGagatttgaaaagttttatacTTGTATATACCATGGAAGTTTGAAGTGTTTGCAGAGGCAGCAGGTGAAGCACGTATTGGTGCTATAGATCCTATGATTTTACGTATATGGCGAAATTTAAGACTAGCAATATTTCCTTAATGTTTTGACGTTGtgtattgttattttgtgCTTGGTTGTAAATTGTTCCGCCCGTGAGCTGTTAAGTGGATCTACATTTTGTTAGCataattttctaaatcttGAGGTGTTGAGTTTTCTCTTTGTGCAAAAAAACACAGTATGCGTGTAcatttggctttttttggtcGTTTTTTGGGCTGATGATGTTATTTACTGCGTGTTTGAATGATAGCACTATTAAATTTGGAATATAGAGGATATTTTCATTAGATAAAAGTTACTGTTTGTTGGTTGTCGCGTTAAATTTGATGTTGTTCTTCTCTTTGCGATCTGAATATAGAGAGTTAAACGTCATGAATTTTCATTATCAAGACTCCATTTTTGTACTCGGAGTTCATTATGAACTGCTAGCtgataaaagaaattattgatGGATTcgaaagtggagaaaaaaaaagtggtgaTTTGTATTATCAGAAAcgaaaaataactaaattattatgaatcaaatattaatagacTATTGGTTACAGACTTATAGATGGATGAAgtgttagtatttttttcagaGGATTGGATATTGATTCTAGTTATAAGATTTTGATTGTGGACAAGATCTTCACACTTTCCTACCGATGATCTCCTAAATCTAGATAGCTTTGCATACAGTGAAGGTTCAATTTGAGTTACACACGATGAACTGAGGATTTTGGACAGATGGAgttgaataaatgaaaaacgAATAAGAACAAAACCTAAGACGTTGTCGAACACAAAAATGAGCCCTTGTGGTCGGGGATTTCATTTTAGAACAACTTCAGCTATAATTCAATCGAAAAGGCGTTAAATAGGAAAACCACTCTTGAATTGGCACATTAGCATTGCCCACTTTATTAATGTGGACCTCATATTTAATGCCAAGGATAAGTACTCTATCCGATTTTCCTACTAATGATTAATTGTCCGTTTTCACAATTTGTTGGCTTTAATTGTATCATTGGAATTAGAACTATATATTGGAATTATTAAGATTCTCAATTTGATTCGctatatattttaagaaatataaaagaaatgagtgaaaaaaatcaGTTGAATATAAATTCTACTTGTataagttaattttataataaattataagtaaaatgagttagtaaaataatacACACCTATCATttacaataacaaaattaaatatgtaaaaatgagactcctaatcagataaaatatttatttatttatttagtaagTATTTAATATCCTATATATTTCTtactgaaaatgaaattataacaGCGTGTATTTAGTAGATTGGGAAGCTCATTcagcaaaaatataaaaaagtaaataaaaaattaaatcgcaaacatactaaaatgataaactaGGAA
The genomic region above belongs to Salvia hispanica cultivar TCC Black 2014 chromosome 3, UniMelb_Shisp_WGS_1.0, whole genome shotgun sequence and contains:
- the LOC125210342 gene encoding uncharacterized protein LOC125210342 isoform X1, whose amino-acid sequence is MATIMSEIAVRDNNVPESQKINGGFSNGSMVKSQVEGVSKNNEERQRKGMATVVGTSIKIDETDNSEAAITSIEVEYIESEDLKDVEDVDDCLKALLSGLGSKDWVTVCDALNNVRRLSIFHKEAIVNILDEVISLVVKSLKNPRSAVCKTAIMTAADLFKAYTDSIIDLLDPLLVQLLLKSSQDKKFVCEAAESALVALTRWVSPVLLLPKLQPYITHRNPRIRAKASICISQSVPRLGIDGIEIFGIDKLIVIGASQLSDRLPESRDAARALLLELQSAYEKSQVPELTAVPEQSEVPKTTDVPEQPVVASWKDFCQSKLSPLSAQAVLRVTNSAREEGLYTKAFIW
- the LOC125210342 gene encoding uncharacterized protein LOC125210342 isoform X2, which produces MSEIAVRDNNVPESQKINGGFSNGSMVKSQVEGVSKNNEERQRKGMATVVGTSIKIDETDNSEAAITSIEVEYIESEDLKDVEDVDDCLKALLSGLGSKDWVTVCDALNNVRRLSIFHKEAIVNILDEVISLVVKSLKNPRSAVCKTAIMTAADLFKAYTDSIIDLLDPLLVQLLLKSSQDKKFVCEAAESALVALTRWVSPVLLLPKLQPYITHRNPRIRAKASICISQSVPRLGIDGIEIFGIDKLIVIGASQLSDRLPESRDAARALLLELQSAYEKSQVPELTAVPEQSEVPKTTDVPEQPVVASWKDFCQSKLSPLSAQAVLRVTNSAREEGLYTKAFIW